From one Rhopalosiphum padi isolate XX-2018 chromosome 2, ASM2088224v1, whole genome shotgun sequence genomic stretch:
- the LOC132919039 gene encoding uncharacterized protein LOC132919039, with translation YGNVETFVELMTICPSPIGYIFSDYVLSNYIEPDALFPLNLWASKPTLSPRTTNGAESFHRTYNTQFHNTHPPIHLVISILKETQAETETIISSINKGREKSVAKKDLDRINLTIQMSLNIYHWEGVRGYSRQVTGKTDTSGGTITSII, from the exons TATGGGAATGTGGAAACATTTGTGGAGCTTATGACAATATGTCCAAGCCCAATTGGATATATATTTTCGGACTACGTTTTATCAAATTACATAGAACCTGATGCTTTATTTCCACTAAATCTTTGGGCATCCAAACCAACGTTGAGCCcaag aactACTAATGGAGCAGAAAGTTTTCACCGGACATACAATACCCAGTTTCACAATACTCATCCTCCGATTCACTTAGTAATATCGATTTTAAAAGAAACTCAAGCCGAAACTGAGACAATTATTTCATCTATAAACAAAGGTCGAGAAAAATCGGTGGCAAAAAAAGATTTAGATAGAATTAACCTAACTATTCAGa TGTCGCTGAACATTTATCACTGGGAAGGGGTGCGGGGATACAGCAGACAGGTTACAGGTAAAACTGATACTTCTGGTGGCACAATTACATCAATCATTTGA